The sequence below is a genomic window from Streptosporangium lutulentum.
CCGTCACGCTGATCGGCCCGTGCCGGTACTCCATCGCCGGATACGACTCGGTCCACGACCCGGACGCCTCGCGCACCTTCAGCGCCGCCTCGTGCGCGATCCCGTTGGTCCACCCCGCGCCGAGGAACGTGAACTGCGTACGGCCGGCGGCACCGGGCGGCAACGGCGCGTTCACCGCCTCCGCGGCCTGAGCGACCAGATCGGCGGGCAGCAGCGAGGGCTCGGTGCGCGCCAGATGGGCTCGCAGCAGGGTCAGCGCGGTGGTCGCGAACCGCGTCTGGACGACGGACGTCTCGTCGGCGAAGTCCAGGACGACCAGCGAGCCCGCGGAGTCCGCGATCGGCGTGGACGGGTCCCCGGTCACCGCGACCGTCGGCAGCGAGGTCGTCCGCAACAGGTTCAGCACCTCGGTCGTGGTTCCGGAACGGCAGATCGCCACCACGCGGTCGTACTCGCGCCGGTACGGGAACTCCGAGGCCGCGAACGCGTCCGTCTCGCCCAGCCCCGCGGACTCGCGCAGCGCCGCGTAGGCCTGGGCGATGTACAGGGACGTCCCGCAGCCGACGACGGCGATCCGCTCACCCGGCGAAGGGAGCTCCGGGGCGGCCCCCGACAGCTCGATCGCCCGTTCCCAGCAGGACGGCTGGCTGGCGATCTCGTTCGCGACGAACATGATCTCTCATTTCAGTGCGCATATTTGATTGATTTGCGCCTTAAACGTACAAGTATGAGCATGGGCGTGCAAGGGTGAGCGTCGGAGGCGCCGTCGCGTCTTCCGTGGCGGTCTCTTCTCCACGGGAGGTGTGGAGCGTTCCATACGCCTCCCCGCCCCGGCGGTCGGAGGGCGCGGGAGTCGGTCGAACCCCTGAACGGCGTGAATGCCGGGGGGTGGGTCGAGTCCGGTCACACGGTGGTGACGGTGACTCCGGCGTCCGCGATGCCCGCGAGGTGGTGATCGGGAGCGCCCGCGTCGGTGATGAGGTTGTGGATCTCTCCCAGACCGCAGATCTTGGCGAAGGTGACCTTCCCGATCTTGGAGTGGTCCGCCACGACGACGACCCGGCCGCTGCTCCTGACGAACGCGCTGTCGGTCGCGGCCTCCAGCTGGTCGTGGGTCGTGCACCCCTGCGCGGAGCTGATCCCGTCCACGCCCAGGAAGGTCACGTCGATGTGGTGGTCGGCCAGCGTCTTCTCCGCGATCGGGCCGATGAGCTCGTAGCTCTCGCTGCGCGCGTTGCCGCCGCTGACGACGAGCGTGATCCCCCTGTGCAGGACGAGCTCGGCGGCGATGTTGACGGCGTTGGTGACGACGGTCAGGGGACCGCGCTCGACGAGGAGCCGGGCGACTTCGGTGGTGGTGGTTCCGCCGGTCAGCCCCACCACCGCGCCGGCGGGCACCAGTTCGGCGGCGGCCC
It includes:
- a CDS encoding SIS domain-containing protein, which gives rise to MFVANEIASQPSCWERAIELSGAAPELPSPGERIAVVGCGTSLYIAQAYAALRESAGLGETDAFAASEFPYRREYDRVVAICRSGTTTEVLNLLRTTSLPTVAVTGDPSTPIADSAGSLVVLDFADETSVVQTRFATTALTLLRAHLARTEPSLLPADLVAQAAEAVNAPLPPGAAGRTQFTFLGAGWTNGIAHEAALKVREASGSWTESYPAMEYRHGPISVTDENSVVWFFGTPPDGLAAEVERAGAVVSVSALDPVADLIRVQRLAVAIAENKGLNPDEPRNLTRSVILADS
- a CDS encoding DeoR/GlpR family DNA-binding transcription regulator; this translates as MLRTERHARLLEHVSARGSVDVGELSRLLAVSGATVRRDLQYLSEMNLLRRTHGGAVTGGIGIEVPLHRRMESRRPEKRAIARAAAELVPAGAVVGLTGGTTTTEVARLLVERGPLTVVTNAVNIAAELVLHRGITLVVSGGNARSESYELIGPIAEKTLADHHIDVTFLGVDGISSAQGCTTHDQLEAATDSAFVRSSGRVVVVADHSKIGKVTFAKICGLGEIHNLITDAGAPDHHLAGIADAGVTVTTV